Sequence from the Helianthus annuus cultivar XRQ/B chromosome 13, HanXRQr2.0-SUNRISE, whole genome shotgun sequence genome:
CATTGTCAGACCCCCTTTGTAGCACCGCACACACCACGTCCACTTTCCCCCGACTCAGACGTTCATTTCAtgacatctgagcagcagatagcatatttgCTGCACGTCAGTCGTGCTTTAGAGGAGGACTGGTTACATATGCGTCGCTTGCTTTTCTctcgttttcctcctcctcctcctccgccatcagcataggcattttggTTCGACGCAGGTAGACTTTGGTGAGAAGACCGCGATTGTGCCGACTATACAGCTTTTTGAAGACCACATTTTGATATCATGACTTTTGATGTTTAGTTTTTGGGTTATGGTAGTTGACTAGATAGTTCAGACAAGGGCGatggcgatgtggcccttagtcacttctgatgtacgatacagttacaaaacttgtaaacattgtatGGTGGTCTTGATTCTATGATAGCGcaatctgtgacaaccctcaccaaatcaggtatccgtacgacttaattaatatttaattactttttaattactgtgcttgctcacaattgtggataaactgctacttgaatactgatacatacacatacttgcatcatacctcATTAACTGTCACTCTACTATTTACATatagaactttagtgacaaccttgatgcacaaaagcacagtagcacaatgaacggatagcccattaaacatgctgatatagccagcatcaggcagacactgcctctgaGGCCTGTATGAGTCAGATATAGTTTACTACAcctgtagagagtgtagggaaatgagggttgtagaaccgcgtcactaggtgatagttacagtgccgggaagtgcctaaaacacactataAATGCAAAATTCTACATTCATTATTAAAATTCAGCATGACATTATgttagtaaagtgcaaaaacatggcagaatggtcctgtatactttcctaagtgccgggaataatatgtgttacaaaaatatatataaaggaCCCTTTTTAgactaattaaacactttaacgggaCAATACCTAACCAGATAagcggacattacccgggacactaaatttttgtcaatgacattgttttattatttttagctAGTCATGGGTCCCGTTTGCCATAACACCCATTAAAAATCATTTCTCTACACATACAAGTCTCCACTCACAAACCTAACTACTTGTTACACTTTAGTTGAAATTTTGCAAATAtacccccccccaaccgattttCAGTCCATGTGGACCCCCCATATGATCTTCACCATACCTCTTCGATTTATTGAATATTAAATTAGATAGATTACTTGCATGGTCTTCCATATTATTTGAAGTGTGATTATAAAGAGCATGGCACTTAGATATCCATCATTCCTCACAAGATTACACTCCATCTCATCTCTCTCCCTCACTTTCGGTTCCTACAAACAGCCACCATCACCCTCACATTCCACCATCATCCCTTCCATTTCACAAGTTCCATTTAAGTTAGAAGGTGATTCAAGAAGGTTACTACTTGTGGAGCTTCGAGAAGGGCGTTGTTCTAGCTTTTTCATCACATTTTCTCATCATTTTCACACTagatttctaccctagccttgtgctagtagtaagtcccttgtTACACTCTTGTTAATCTTGTGTCATCTCGTTTTTTTTTTATGATCTAAGGGTGTAGTATGTTTAAATCACTAAAGAGACTAGAACTAGTAGATGAACATAAAAGTTCATATGAAGTTTACATATATAAGTTTGCTTGAAGATGAAAACTtgttggtttagggttggttaataCATATATGATGTTTGATCATCGAACTTTTGAAAAACCCGTTGTTCGGACACTTGTTAATATGATTTAGTAACATTTAAACCACAAAATAACATGCTGAGCTACTTTTTCAGCCGTCTTTGGCAGGCTGTAAACAAAATTTAATAAACTGAAAAACGGaatttctgaagcctaaaatatgcattttCGAAAAACGaagcaaatggcactggaatcgtaatttttcgaggtcgtttactattttaaaagtCTGTTTTCATGACAGCAGCTAAGGCTGAGTTTTACTGTAGTAAACTGGGCGATACGTTTTCAGTCATAACAtgaaacctgagtagaaccaGCCCCTGAAATTCATACCATAGATGGTCACTGATCAATTTGTGACCCTCAAACTGGAGTTTCGTTAAAAGGACTTACGATAAATTTTAGATGATTTATTCCGTAGACTGCAATCAGaatgtaacaaatctgattgcagtccggtaaaCGATTTTCTATAAATTACTGAtaatgaactggaccccgatatttttacacaatgaTTTTTGGTTCGTGTAAGACGTTCTGtgaaaatttgggaatttttggaataagttagtcattttatttaaatgtccgaaaacagtccagtttttaATATATTGAAACTGAAACGACAAAGGTAGTATTTTGGGTGTCAAAATGTAAGGGTTAATTGTTAATGATCATGGCTTGATTTCAAAAGAAAACGATGTGCGTATTAGCACGGGCACccccatttttaggggaaactctggcgaattgTTCTAAAAATCCCATGACTTAGAAAAATCGTTTTGTTTTTAACAAGTATGTTAACTATGTTTTCGGAAGtaaacttcgccatgagtttCATTACAAAACTCCAGAGTAGAGTATCGGAGGTGAGTCTTCGGAAATAAGAgcgaataaatatatattttaaatatatatttcatgtTAACACACTTGTGCAATTACTTGTATTTTTGGACAAATATATAcagtgggacttaaaaatatatattgtcAATACTCAAAATCACCAAATACATAATACTTGAAAAGTGTGGATACGGAATAGTTACCTAACTGTTCTCCTTTAAGTTaaaatgattattattattttgacaagtataatatcaagaaacgtaactcaaaaccctaaatactaagccaaggcacggcccgttcgtctaatagatattagtacgtgtaggttgtcacacccccaaaatcccacacgcggagtaccaccgcttggaggcgtggcatgaccaggatcaagccatcaatcatatcaaacatagcatttagtaataaaagtagataatgtaattcatcacgacatgattgatgttcaaaaccaaactttgtttaagtagcggaagcatataaataaacccaacatagttaatagtttgaaatgtcataatgtttagcAATCAATCActaatccttgtccacaacgacctgctccttccttgtgcaagctccataagtacctaaggtcctgcaaggcatgcagcagagagtcaacaactagttgagcgagttcacagttaatagttcagtaatagtatagtgtgagtagtaagTTCGTTCATTATAGCATATAtcgtatttccatcgcggcctcccaggcaggtatgcgaagatgttaggggatgttcatcccaagtatactagactaggtttatttgtatcgcggcctaccaggcaggtgtacGAAGATTAGtatgtttagttcgcggccttcctaaggcaggtgtgcgaagattagtaaattccagttcgcggccttcctaaggcaggtgtgcgaagacagtcataatatcgcggccaacccttggcaggtgtgcgaagatcagttcaataagtgttactagtctagtcgtatcttatcgttagaTTCTATCAGTTGAGTATGTACAAcaattcatcaaatcccattcccacccgggaacccatgccttggctgtgtgaactcaccttggtttgctcggtatgctaagtatgtgctcaaagtaaatcaatcacgtcctagagtatgcacgtacacaatcagtttgaattcatacagttcacgtataagcataatcaatgatcaccaagtagtacacatcactaatcaacatctcacaagtcatgcatagtgtttaacatcagttagttaactcagttaacacGTAACAAAATTAAACCAGTTTACTGTGCAGGTTTtccaagttggcgaaacagaggttggcgaaacacattaATTGGTgaaacacaggttgacgaaacacaatgtgtttcgtcaactaccctttgacgAATCATAGTTCTATTTCGTTAaggacctttggcgaaacacattttcTAATTCGTCgacatccttggcgaaacacattctgtttcgccaagacTTCCAATTCGTCAAACATTCACATTCGTTAAGCAGCAGTTAGGTCAACATGTCAGTTACGCAATcatcacagaaaaccctaatcattctagcaGCCGTCATGCCATCATCGGATCAACACTAACCACAGATTGTTATGCACGGATCTTAGAGAATTCATTCAACGATCATTATCAAATCAATAACGTACTCATCACGGTTTTaatgtctagcatgaaccctaactTACGTGTACCACAAATCGATTATCATAACACAAACAACATTCAAATATTGTTCCTAAGCATCATGAAATCTAGTTCATCATTAACAATATACATATACATAGGTTGTAACCGATAAATCATACGTTACTAATCCGGGATTACCATAAACATATATTCATATATGATCCAGGAATCAAGCATAgatataagagttaattacatagttagtccctgtggtttacttaaagtaacaatctaaggtactaatagtttaaaatcacgtTTCAGGGTATTAACTTTTGATTTTTTAACAATCTAAGGTATTAACGTTAATGGTCTGTTAAAAACTAACTCTGACACCCTCATGTGCAAAATATGTGAGGGTATTTTCGTCATTTAGTCCATTTGTTTAAATAATAATACAGTGGATCAGACTTCATTCCCCTCTTCATCATCTTTCAAACCTTTTCAAGATCCCAAattcaaaccctaaccctaaccaaGACTTAAGTGGGTGCAACGATGGTTTGTTTGGTTCAGCTAAGTCGGGAATTAAGTCAGCAGGGATGGATGCATATGTTCTTCGTGGTTACGTGTCAAAATTTGAACTCGGGTTGCAGAAAATCCGATCCGAAGGTGATGAATTACACGATACGGAAAGTACACGAGGAAACTTTTAGGGGTCGATGAGATTGTTCGTTAAGGAAACTGAAACAGAGCTTCAAAGGATCAAGATGGATGAACAGAAGGCGTTGTCATCGGTTAAAGATGTAACAAGGTATTTTCATGGCGATACAGTGAAAGAGGGTGTGTAGCCTTTGAGAGTTTTTATGATTGTAAGGGATTTTTAGGCATTTTGGATCATGTATGCAAGGAAGTTGGGCAAATACAAGATAgaataatgggttctgattgttcCTTCGTCTCTCCCCTCAAATCTGGTGCAAGAAACCTTGAATACGACCTCTAATCAAGTAAATCAGACCATCTTGTGTCTGATTTTGGTGGAAATAAGAAAAGTATTGATATAGAAGATGAAGAGGCAGGCCATGGTGAAGGTTCGGGTTCTGATTTGTATTCGAAATTCGCGTTGTCAACAACCCCCAACATCAAATTAAGTGGTAAGTCAAGTACAGTTCAAATTAAGGGTCTTGGGTGCTTGACAAGATCGAAATCGGCTGTGAGACACAATCCCCTGCTGTCTATTATGCCGCTAGAAACAGAGGCAAGTCGAGTATAGTTATGTTATTGAATATTGAATTGTTATTCGATCTTTTACATAGTAGATATCTGGTTATTAAGtcaaaaaattgatttttgaCATAAGTGCAGAACATTAACATCTTTGATAATTTCTCTAGGATATTTGAATTATTATTTAATCCTTGATTGATTAATGTCAAAATGAAGAACCTGGTGGTTCTTTTGTTCTTGGTGGCGAAAGAGATGAACATGGGTGGTGATTCTTTTGTTCTAAATGGAACATTGGGCATCCTGATTCAATGTTATTGGTACTTAAACTATATGGAAATTTATGAAGGCTTGTGTTCCAGGCATATTTTGTCTGATGTTTTATGGGTGCTCAAAGGGAGGTCAAATGTTAGTCTGTCTTTCCTTGCTTCAATGTTTTTATTTCTCTCTATTTAATTTAAGTTATTTATTTAATAGTGAATGACGAAAATACCCTCACATTTTTTGCACATGAGGGTGTCAAAGTTAGTTTTTAACAGACCATTAACGTTAATACCTTAGATTGTTAAAAAATCAAAAGTTAATACCCTGAAacgtgattttaaactattagtaccttagattgttactttaattaaaccacagggactaactatgtaattaactctagaTATAACATGAATCAAGAAATCATGAACACATAAACGACTAACCGAGTGGAGGGAAAGACGGGTTAATCGCTAGGAGGTCTCTAAAAACCAACTGCCGTCAGTGCACAGGAGCTCTAGGGTTTCAGTTTTGCCAAAGTTGTGAAACAGGAAGTCGTTCCACGTTTTAAACACATACAGACGAtttgggcccgtaatgggctttggcgaatcagatgggccggcgaaacaagCTTTGTTTCGTTAAGAGTGGGCTGGCGAAACAGGATTGGCGAAACAGGTTTCCTGTTTCGTCGAATGGTTCTTGGCGAATCAAAATTCTGATTCGTTGAGATGTTTGTTGGTGAAACGCTCTAAGTGTTTTACAATaatccatgttattctcataacAATAAGCCACATATGTGCACAATCATAACACGTTTCAATAAAATATAGCATGCATGATTACCAGTCAATCAGTCAAACAACTACACAGTCAAAGTTAACggtcaaggtcaacgtgcatttaaagtcgaaaggtcgagttgtcacataggTTGTCATGTAGCAGACCGAGTTTGAGTTGCTGTTATTGAGgacgcactacagtgagttcatgtcccccttttctcttaactgttttcagttttctaaactgcgggggtgaaatacatgttactatgattacgagtacttttacacatggtatgattagcgtaaggagggttactacttagatcatgtgagtgggtaggcgtgaactgaaggccattaatcctcagagtaggaccgagggacagtagcggtagatctatctgggtgtagcgagcccagccccaggcctagcagaacggacctcggggtgactttgtgcccaacgcaaaatatgctaggtttgagtcttcctactgcacatcacacatatcaatggccttgcaaaccattggtgatctctttatttccttatttgctacataccagggatttttatacttacaaaggttttacatactcactacacatgaactcgctcaacattattgttgatttttccaacttacatgtatttcagggaactaaagatctggcacggtatgctgcGTTAGAGTATGGGATCATCCTcgtttagggattgcgacttttacctggacgagtcgcaagtcttaaacggcgtttatttttaagtttgtggttgtgtctttcaaacaatgttttatgttgttaGGTTGTAATCTctgttgcatgtgtcaacgccttaagacaatgttatgttacttttgttttaaaacttaaataaatgGATGATCcacatggttttactttcatatagctttgttatggttaagctatggtattaagaagtcacaccaaataaaccacgcttccgcaaagccagggtgtgacagcgtggtatcagagctctgatcatagcgaactaggattccttctcgagtctagactatgatcactagggctctcacgaaaacatttttacactgcataccacctaagtccagatccaaaacgtttttttttacaaacaaaagttgagcacatattatttattagttataggctcggtctgggaggccgaggctcggtctgggaggccgaggtagttgtctagtgggactaggaagtcagtttgggaggctgggagaatagtctagtgggactaggaggtcagtctgagaggctgggaggatagtctagtgggactaggagattcagtctgagaggctgggaggctagactagtgggactaggagaatcacttgattgcttattggtgagTAACATGCTTATTTgtctatatgattgattatttgtgcatgtatgtgtttgtgttacagacgacATGGCTTCCTCTTCAGATACTGGAGTGTCAGAAACTTTGGATGCTTTAGCGATCCTGTCGGATGATGAGATTATGTCAGAGAGTGAGGTGTACACGTCAGACACCACCAGCACGAATGAGGATGATTTTCAGCCGTTTGCTCTTCCCGACTTTGGAGATGACGTTCCTATTGCTGATGGCCCTATCGGTGGGGACCTACCTTTTCCTCAGGTCCCTGCTCCTTTACCGTTTGCCGCAGTTCCTCTCGAGGATCTGCCTCACGATGAGCTTCCTGACGATGACATCGACTTGTTCCTAgagggtcccccggagggagACCAGGATGGTGTGGCCCTCATGGACGCCGATGTTCCTCTGGCTGATGATCCCGTTGTTCCTTTGTCTGGAGTTCCTGCTGTTATGCCCATTGCTGATCCTGTCATTCCTGTTGAGGCTCCCATTGAGGAGGCTCCTTTTGGTCTGTTTGGTGCTCACTCCTTCGAGTCAGTAGCATCCGCTTCACTACACGCCCAGAGCGTACAGCTCCATTCCTTTGATTCCGACTCAgacatggcgatgtctgttgcaccTCACGAcgatgacccagagcctgctGTGGCTCTTGAGCTAGTTGACGCTCCTGaccccgcattggagcatgaccctattcatgccgatgcacctgcgaTTGCCCCTTTGGCTGATGATATACCTATCGATGATCACCCTATTGTTGCTCCACTATTGGAGGATAAGCATGTCGTTGATGCTCAggttgatgcccctcacattgctgATATACTCGCTGAGCCTGTTGTTGTCGCTCCTCTTCCTGACCCTGTTCCTTTGGAGCCCGACC
This genomic interval carries:
- the LOC110900553 gene encoding proline-rich protein 36-like; this translates as MASSSDTGVSETLDALAILSDDEIMSESEVYTSDTTSTNEDDFQPFALPDFGDDVPIADGPIGGDLPFPQVPAPLPFAAVPLEDLPHDELPDDDIDLFLEGPPEGDQDGVALMDADVPLADDPVVPLSGVPAVMPIADPVIPVEAPIEEAPFGLFGAHSFESVASASLHAQSVQLHSFDSDSDMAMSVAPHDDDPEPAVALELVDAPDPALEHDPIHADAPAIAPLADDIPIDDHPIVAPLLEDKHVVDAQVDAPHIADILAEPVVVAPLPDPVPLEPDHALFATHVDPRYAHTRNGWIDDDDEYSPFVVPVTPVPAPVSVPPEVPTHPVHTTGVHHTDLPVMFRQITPPSRPGEGSSTHPFGHVPTSVAVIPQFSSVVPPVPPFTVPPFTPASVPFLWTSPPIMPPSDPYHPFHMGYFVEDILMSFVVQQEALTRRVQELKRAQRPPCQCPPHPAISHPPRPLSPDSAARFWTQEQQITYLLRSHRAMEEDWLHMRRLFYSHFPPPPPPSA